The Lolium rigidum isolate FL_2022 chromosome 1, APGP_CSIRO_Lrig_0.1, whole genome shotgun sequence region ACTAGGACCAAACGAAATACTATAATGTTCAGTTATACAGCTAGCATTAAATGCAGCATCGGTTTACCAAGTACGTACTACTTTCTACATTCTACAAATGTTAAAACAGTGAGGTGCAGTTATTCTGCAACCCCTGCCTCAATGAGCTTTCGCAATTATTGAACATTGACACATGATCAAGTCCCAGAAGATAAGATTCCAGCAGCACAACTACAACACTAGTAACCAGGTTCATAGCAGCACACACAAGACACACCACCTATATCATTGAGGAAACAAATTAAACCGCTAGCAGCACCGCCGGCGACGGAGTTCGCAGCATTACCAGGGAGAGACGCCGGACCACGCCGGACAGACCAACACATGTCCAAACCATCATAATCAGCTGCGAACAACAAACCTTCTTGCTTGCTATATTACGTAGACCAAGTTCCCAAAGAGCACACGCACAAGCTTATGGAGATCAAGAACCGATCAGCTCCCCAAAGATTCCAACCAGCCAACATTATATATAGACACAAAAACCTCGTTTTAAATACAAACACCTCAAGCTCCGGCCAGGTTTAACATTCCAAACACAGCAAAACCACCATGGGAAGAAGCACAAGCTCACCTTTACCATGTACACCAACAAGAGGCCACTGCCTGCCTGCCTGCTTGCTTGTAAAGTTGCAAGTAATCACAGACCTCCAGCGCCTATAACATTACACGATCCAAAGTTACCTACCAAGTGAACAGAAAAATCAAATGGAGATAGACTAATGCTACCCAACTCCCAATGTCCAGGACCCCACCAGGTGTATAACACGACTAGCCCATGCCATTTAAGTTACCTGCAAAACACCTGCTTCATCGCTGCAACCATGGAGAAGCAACACTTCAACCTCACATACACATGCTCAAGGCGGCCCTGCAGCAATTTCCAAGTCAGCCAACAATTTCACAACCAGAATATCATCTTCCAATAAGCATTGATTCAGCAGTAACAACAGAATTCATCTTTATAATAACGCAGCATTAACTCTGTTGAATCACAATTAAAAAAAGACACACTGTTTGGGAATACACCTGCATATAAAAAAGGATACATATCACCGGAACCGCAAAACATACATGCTGATTCTTCGGCAAAAGAAAACCAACCACACCTAGACATTGTTAGGTCGACATGCTCCAGACCAAAACAACGGCAGGCAACCATACAGTTCAAATCAAACTAAAACAGGAACTAGGAAATATAGGAAGCTCCCAGGTCCAGTGCCTCTATATTATGCACAAAATGGGCAAGCATTAGCACTGCAAATACAAAATCAAGCATGATACCGATATGCTAACACTCAACACCTTACACAGAATATCCAAACGTTCTACTACATGCATCACAATGCACAATACTGAATCACCAATAGCAGTAATCAGCTCCCAAAACCATAGGGTTgccaaagagaaaattttgaccttTGTTGCTGATGTCAAAGAACACCCGAACTTCGACGACAGAGTAGCCGTGGAAGGGCCTTCGCGACGAGACCAAGCATTCAGATCCACACGTGGAGGCAGGACACTACAAGACTGAAATTAGCATCACCGCACATGTTACATAAGAGGACTGGCAATTGCAGTAACCTAAACGGTGCATACATTAACAGCTAGAGCTGAATATATGCCCAATATCCATGAACAGCAAATGCTGGTATACCTACTTTTTTCACTTAACTATTTCCATAAGTTTCAGCTAAGAAAATAAATAATTCGGATGAGAAGACAAATCAGAATAGCATTTTTTAGCTTTTTTCCCCATTCACTAGCTTGCATATCTGAAACAGAACTGTGTAAACCGAGTTGTATTATCAATCTACAGGAGCACAGGGTATACATTTAGACCTTTACTAAAATCATGAGTAAGCAAACGGAAATCTAAGCGCCAAGCTCATCTCAGCATTGTTTTGCCCCAGCAGTACCATAAAAAGACTGTCTTGGAAGGTAAATCGCACCTTGCTCCTCCTGCAGTAGTCGACGCCGTAACAGAGCCAGAGAGCACCGATGAACAGGTCGCCGTGCCTCCTATTGCAGGGCACCGTCATGGTAGGACTCGAGGATATCTCCCTCGAGACGAGGCTGGACGAGCTCGTTGTCGAGCATGCCCTGGTCGAGCCCCTTCTGCGAGGACTTGCAGCACTTCCCGCTCTAGCCCTCTGTCCCCCGCCACGAACAGCCGGCGTGGCTGCTACCGTCGGACGCGAGGGTGGCGGTGCAGGCCGGCCTTGAAGGGGAACAACGAGGAGAAGTTCTGGCCGGCGCTGGAGCCGTCCGTAGAGTAGGGACGCGGTCGCCGGCGCGCGGCCGGCCCTGAGGTCGCCAGCACCACCAGTGAAGGTCGGGGCTTGCTAGCAGGCGCATCTGCACCGCACGGTGATGAAGGTCGTCGATCCTGGTGCCCGCCACCCGCTTCcgggcgtcgccgtcgccgtggaCGCCCATGGCGCCGCCGTCAGCCGGGATACCGAGCTAGGGTTCGATTTGGTGGTTCTCTTCGGTGGAATAGAGAGAGGGGAAGGAGGGGGTTCTTGGGCGGTGGTCGGCGGGCAATGgagtggccggagttggccgggatctaggccggcgacgaggttgatgagggggtgggtggaggaggagacggcGTTGAGTGGGGTTGGGTCTGGTGGCGTATGGCGTTGGATGGGGACTTGGTCGCTTGGTTTTGGTTTTGATTTTGGTTTTGTCTGAATGTCTGCCACCAAAATTGGTCTCGCTCGCGCCTCTCTCACTCAAATTTTGGTTCCACGGGGTGGCAAATTCGCGGCCAGGTCATCGATCCGCGGCATCTGCTCCCCAATTCCATCTCATCCATTCATTTCGTTCCAATCCAACGGCTCATGAAGTTTGTGTTTCCTCTCAGCCTAAAATGTCCACTTTAGCGCCGAAAATCCAAAAAAGCATGGCATACAAAGATTTTGTTCCGACAATCCGTTCCTTTTGGTTATGTCTTGATCCACGAGTTTTGTGTGCATATGGACTTACCAATAACTTATGCATGTGAGAATGCATGTAGTAGCATCTCATTATCATATGTGTTTGGTCTTACACCTGTGTGTATATGCACACACCATCACACTTTCACGTAGGTATAACTTACGATATATAAAAAATCCACAAAATGGTCCACGGAACAAAAATCTATCGAGGCGCGATAATTCCCGGGATAACACGGGTAGGCGCGAAAATCTTAACAGGGGAAATCAAAGCATGCAGATGCGAGAAGGAAAACGGCGGGAGGGGCGAGACGGGGCGTGTAATTGGGGTAGTGGTGGAAATATGGGAAAAAGAAATTGTGGAGGGAGGATTTTCCATTGACTCGCCAATACCGCTGGAATACCATCTTTTCAGCTCCATCACGGTCCCCGGCTTGCCTCCCTTGGGTTTGGTGCGGCTTGGGGGCCTCTGGGCGACGAAAAAATGGCATGTGTCGGATGAAAACGGGCTTTCGGGAGAGGGGCTGAGAAAGATTTTGCGTTTGGCGCCCtccaaaaccatttggtgccctTTAGGGGGAttgatggagatgctcttagctagctTAACTACTAATAGTTTAGTTTTCTAAATATAATTctaatgatcatgcaaacaaaatgCATTCATTATTTTGCCTCCCAACCAAGTGGATGGAGTCAAATTTCTTCCTTTGGTATTAACGGCGTCCTAGGAAGCATGACATCCATATTATTTTTGTACCACCTTCCTTCTGTAGCCCTTGTTCCCACGCCCGTGAACACGCATGTCATTCATGATCACCATATTATGTGCATTCTAATCATCGATGTGCACATGGGACCATATTATGTGCATTCTAATCATCGATGTGCACATGCGAAAGTTAGGGCACACAATGCAACTTTTGGCGGGAAACATGAAGTTGGGCTTGCATGGACCATGCGAAGAGTATGTGTGTTGTGGCCTATGCATAAAACAGGGGAACCAACCGTGAAAGAAATATTGGACTCACGGAATTGCCATGATGGGAACAATGTCCTCAAAACTTAGGGTTTCAAATATAGGGTGACACACTATTGGGAGAAGATCAATGCCATCCAAGCCTAGATGGATGGATAGGGGTGGCGGAGGCGAGGCAACAACGCCAATTGGGTTAGGGGAGGCGGTTAGGATGGTGGAGACGGACATGTCGCAACAACAAAGAAGATACGCTAGCGGTTAGGGATGCATTTAGGGCTGGTGAAGGTGGGATATACGCGATGGTGGAAGTAGGCATTTGGCCGCGGGATCAATCCTAGTGGAGGCGGGTGGGTTGCGGCAATGAAAAGTAAAGGCCATCAAAACCAAAGCTACTCGACGCCGACATACACCCTAGTTTTCCTAGATCTTCCTCGACCGGAGTGGCATTTCATGCCTATAATTACATGTGTGCTATAAGTCACTAGTACACATATAGACTCATATTAATTGCATGCACCCGTATAATACCTAGCTTTCGAGACCTTTCCAACATTGTCGGAGTTGCTCTACTACGAGTTCATATGCAAAAGTTAGGGCGCGTGTGTGGGACGATGCAACTTTTGGCTGCTAAGTTAGATTTTTGCATGCATCTCCCATGCAGGAAGTACATGTGATGTATCACATGCAGAGGGCTAGGAGAAACCAAGCCGGGATGGAAAATTGGTCTCAGAGAATAAAAACATCCCAAAGTTTAGGCGGGAAAACACCGTCTCCCAAAGTTTTGGAGTGAGGACAGACGAGGCTGGAGGGTGTACACTCATATTGCATGCACTTTTAAAAGTCATCTCTTCCCGAGAGATATCCAACCCTGTCGTAGCCGGCCGTATTAGAGTTCACATGCAAAAGTTAGGGCACGTAGGTGACTGGTGCAACTTGTAGCGGGAAAATACCATTTGGGCATGCATGGACCTTGCAGAGCCTACATGTGGCACATGCATAAAACATATGGGAAACCAACCCAACAAAAAGATTGGTCTAGGAGAAATGATGTGATGGGAACGGTGCCCGAAAGTTGGGGGTAAGCAGCGGGAGCACGAACAAAGTGACGTACGTAGATTCCGATGGTTGGGGGGCAACGCTAAACAGGTGACTTGATTAGACTAGATTGGCCATCGACTCTTGGGCAACAACAAAATTGGTTGCGGAGTTGTTGAAGACAGAGAGGACGTGGCTCGGGTTTCTCGAAGCCGATGGTGCATATGCTCCTAGACTATGTGACGTTGCTAATGATGTCTCCGCAAATACGATGTGTGGTTGTTGTGCTTAAATCTATCTTATTTTAGAGGGGCCTCCAAGCTCGCTCTCATCCGTTATTGGGCATAAAATCACAATACGATTAAATGATACCATAGTTATGTGCTACTAAAAAGGAACTTTAAATAGACACTAGTTGGACATTTCCAAATGTTCAACTAGTTTTCTTTGCACAAGTGAAATATTTTGGTATTAAATAtgcttatatattttttattgtaTTTCTTATTCATTTTGGTAATGTCTTGATCCACGAGTTCGTGTGCATATAGACCGGCCAATAACATGTGCATGTGAATGCATGTAGTAGCATATCCATATTGTGTTTGGTGCCACAAACTTGCACTCGTGTCATATATATGCACTCGCCATCACACTTTCATGAAGGTATaacttttgagattttttttcccGTGAAACGGTTCGCTGAACAGAATCCATCGAGGCGCGATAAGTCTGGGGATAACACGGGTAGACGCGGAAATCCTAACGTGGGCAATCATGACATGAGGTTAATTGGAGAGGACATACGAAGTCAAGACTACACACGATGTGTTTCGGCATGATGGCCATGTCGCCAACTAGAAGGCAATGCCGAGTCTTGCGTAAACCAAGGAGCCACGACTCTAGTTGATGCCTCGAGAAACCCTCGAGTTGAAATGCTAGACTCTAAGAGCTCCAATAAGGACCTAACAACACTCAAGGCTCAACGGATTAGGGTAGATTTGGAGGTCGTCGACGGTGAATTGGTGAACGGTGGGAGGGAAGATTGTCCGATGTGACGGGAGGCCACATCGACAATGGGAGTCTTTTGATTGAGATTGTAGAGCGGGGTGGAAGGTTCCATAGGAGAGAGAAGGGTCTAAGATGGTAAGATATGCGGAAAGGGAAAGAGAGACACGAGAACGGGCACGTCAGTGGTGACTACGAGGGAGTACACGACATCAAAATATTATTATGAAGACCGATGAACATGAACTAATAGTCATCAACATCGCTACGCCATGGGTTCATCATTGTAAGAATAAATATCTATCAAACGAAAatgacataacataatagattttATCTATTTTCACATAGAAAACAAATTTAATAACATGACATgcataactcataaaaatatatACCATGTATGTGACCCCCTATCCCAAAGTTTGGGAGGGAAAATTGACTTTTCATCATCTACAATTCTTGAATACCATTAGTTGTCGTTTTCTCGACTATTGGTACTAACAATTCCTCATTTTGAGTTTGGAATACCGAGAATTCCCTTCTCTCGATTACTCCTTCATTTTCTTGATGCATCATATGGACGCCAAATACCTATATGATAAAAAATCGGTACAAATAAATAGAGGATCATCAAAAAAGGATGGGAGGGAGGGAGACATTAACGACGTTCGGGGAAGCGTGTCATCCATATTAGTTATGGCACCTTCTTTCGGTAGCCTTTACCCTCACACACGTGAAAATGCATGGAATTCATGATCACCATCCTACATGCATTCTAATTATCGCTACGCACATGTGACGACATTGCACCACTGTTGGGATACCATTATTTCATGtacggacaacgacaaccctagtTTCCCTCGTATCCTCGGCTTCCGTAGTTCTCTTCCTCTCGCTGGAAAGGCATTCATTCCTATATGTCCATGGGCATTGTAAGGGCATGTTTAATGGTTGATAAGGTTGTCTTATCTTAACCCCGCcacgtaatctagatataacaataaaacatgatgtacaatgagttattttttagtcttatctttagtaacgagacatgctaaatttatggtgagagagattgtgctaagagatgatctcttagctaagagaaggcaaagtcttttttCATCTATCTCTTTTCTCCACATCGCATTTATCCTATGTGgcactgctaagatatcaccattgtacatgccctaagcagTTTGAAAGCCGGAACTTCACAAGAGCTTTCCAACACTGCTAGAACCCGCCATATCAGGAGCCATATGCAAAAGTTAGGGCACGCGGGTGACCAATTCAACTTTTGGCTGGAAAAATAAAGTTGGGCATGCATGGACC contains the following coding sequences:
- the LOC124683198 gene encoding uncharacterized protein LOC124683198 isoform X1, producing the protein MTVPCNRRHGDLFIGALWLCYGVDYCRRSKSCSVLPPRVDLNAWSRREGPSTATLSSKFGCSLTSATKGRLEHVYVRLKCCFSMVAAMKQVFCRRWRSVITCNFTSKQAGRQWPLVGVHGKVGGGGAKLGYREAASEEKT
- the LOC124683198 gene encoding uncharacterized protein LOC124683198 isoform X2, which gives rise to MTVPCNRRHGDLFIGALWLCYGVDYCRRSKSCSVLPPRVDLNAWSRREGPSTATLSSKFGCSLTSATKGRLEHVYVRLKCCFSMVAAMKQVFCR